The genomic DNA TCGCGTTCGGATGGCTTCTCACCAGTTCCCGCAACTGCGCGTGATGCTCCTCGTCTATGGCCAAGGGCCTTCCCATCTTCCCCATGACTGCATCTCCATGTTCAGTTTAGGAAGAATAGGTCTTTCTTTGTTTTGTCTCCACCCTCAAAGAAAAGTAACCAAAGAAAGCGATCCTTGCAGGAGGCTGGCGTGGCGTCATTGGGAACCCCAATGGTTTCGTCGTACGGCCCTGGGTTTTAATGGACTCGTGCCGTTACCAGTTTAGATCATCACGACACTGCCAATGCCCAGGGTTTCGTGGTGGCCCCCACCGGTAGCCACCACCACGAATTTCAAGCCGTCTGTCGCTCGCGGCGCGGGCGGCCACGAAGTTGCAGGCGTCCCGTTTTCGTCGTGGGCGCGGTGGCACCGGATTGAAAATCCCAAGAATTTCACCGCCGCGCCCGCCCCACCACGAAACCATCACGGCGTGATATATCGTGATGCTCCGATCCGGTACCGGCAGATGGGCGAATGGGCAGGGATGCTGCTACCGGGGGCCTCACCACGAAACCAGCGTCATTAACAGGATCGTGGCCTTTTAAACCGGTAACGGCACGAGTTAATTAAAACCCGGGGCCGTACGACGAAATCATTGGGGTTCCCAATGACGCCACGCCAGCCTCCTGCAAGGATCGCTCTTTTGGTTACTTTTCTTTACGAGTAAAGAAAAGTGACATCTCACACGTTCTAAATCGGCCAACACCGTACAGCCGCGACAGCAGCTAGAAGCGCTAAAACATCGCCCACTCATGCTATTCTGCATCAGCAGCTAGAAGCATCAAAACCCCACCCACAAGAGACACCCTGGCCAGCCGCGACCTGATCCTGGCCATCGGCTTCGATCACCTGGGCCACACGCAAGCCGTGCGGGAATATGAGAAGCGCGGCGTGATCGTGTACGAGCGGGTGGCGTCCAGCCTCTACTCGAAACGGATGCTGGATTCATTCGGGCTGGACGGCGCGGTGCGGGTGTCGCCGCTGCACTGCAATTCGGCGGGAGATATCGACCAGTTCCTGCGAGTCACGCAGGAACTGGCAGAAACCTGGAACAGGCGTGCCGCGTAAGCCGGTGAGGATGACTTCCGGTCCCAAGGTGATGGCCCGCAGCCTTCTGCGTGATAGCGGCCAGGACATCATCCGCGCCGGCGGCATGGCATCATGCCTCAGCCGGCGGGGCGCCAGTTGCCATGAAAGCCGGCGGGCACGCGATGCGACAGGTGTACCAGCGCCACCGGCCCTGCCGCCAGCGCCTGCGCGTTGAAGATCGCCATATCGCTGCGGTTCTCCGCGGCGCGCCAGATCACGGACAGTAGCCAGCCATCGCCCTCGTCGGCATCGGCCCGGCGCGGGACAAACACGGGCTCTCCGCACTTGTCGCCGGCAGGCGGCTGGTATTGCGCGACCTGCCCGGTGGCCAGGTCGATATGCGCCAGGCCGCTGCGCAGGCTGTCGCCCTTGGTGGAGGCGGAGATGTCCCCGCTGCAGTAATAGCCGTGCCGGTAGGGCAGCATGGCAAAGCGCTCGTCCAGCCGGGGAAACTCGCCCGGCGTATCGCACAGCGGCTGCTCGCGGTATGAGCCGGATTTTCCGGCCAGGTCGAAGGTCCAGCGGACCAGGCTGGCCACGGGCGCGCCGTTGGAGAGCTGGCGTCCGTCCGGCCCGGGGAAGAGCGGTGGCACATCGTATTTCATCATGTCGCAGACGATGCTGCCGTCCGGCGCGTCGAAGGCGTTCATCGGATGGAAGACGTAGCACGGATCGCCGGTGAACCAGCGCACATCCGCCGCCGTGCCGTCGCGCGGCAGGATGCCGATGTGCGTGCCCTTGTCCGGCTCCCACGCATACGGCGGCTGGCCGCTGGTGGCGCGCTCCATCGACCCGGTCAGCGGGAAGATCGGAAACAAGATGTGGGTGCGCGTCACCACGAAGTCATGGACCATGCTCGGGAAGGGCGCGACGATATGCACGGAGCGCTGCAGCTTGCCTGCGCTGTCGGCCACGTGCAGCATCAGGTCCGGCGTGAACGGGCCGCGGGCCGCATAGCCGAAGAACACCATCTCGCCATTGACCGGATCGATCTTGGGATGCGCGGTCATGGGCCCGGACAGCTTCTCGTCGAAGGTCTGGTAGCCGCGCGGCGCCAGCGACACCGGATCCACCTCAAACGGCGCATGCACCTCTTCCAGCGCCAACAGGCGCCCGCCATGCCAGACCACATTGGTGTTGGCCACGGTGGAGTTCAGCTCGAGCAGTTTCGGGTCCGTCAGGTGCCGGCTTGCCAGCGAGCCCGACATGCCTTCCCCGTTCTCGTTCTCCATGACCCATTTCGGCGTGCGGATCCAGCGGTTGCGGTAGGACACGCGGCCGCCGTCGAAATGAAATGCGTGCAACATGCCATCGCCCGAGAACCAATGGTATTTGCCGCGCGGCGCGAACTGTGGATTCGGGCCGTTGCGGTAATACGTGCCGCGCAACCCAGCCGGCACTTCACCCGTCACGGGCAGGTTGGGCGCGTCGCACTCGGCGTGCAGCGGCGCGAAGTAGCCGGACAAATAGGGCTCGTTGGTGGGGAAGGCGATGGCCATGGGTGCTGTCTCCGATCTGTTGGTCTTACCTGCTTGTTATGGTCATGATGCGGGTGGGAACGGCTTAAGTCAGAGGGCAGATGTCAGATGGCGCGCGCCCGGTTCTGCCAGTGCGGCTCGCGCAGCCGGCGTTTGAAGATCTTGCCGGTGTCTTCACGCGGCAGCAACGCGTGGATCTCGACGATGCGCGGCACCTTGTAGTTGGCGATCCGCTCGCGCAGGAACGCTTGCACCTGCGCGCCCTCGATGCTGTGGCCCGGGCAGAGCTGGACCGCGGCGGCCAGGCCTTCGCCGAACTCCGCGTCGGGAATGCCGAAGACCGCGCAGTCCGCGATGCCCGGCATGGTCTGCAGGACCGACTCGATCTCCGCCGGATAAATGTTCACCCCGCCCGAGATGACCATATCGGCCTTGCGGTCGCAGATGTGCAGGAACCCGTCTTCATCCAGGTAGCCCATGTCGCCCAGCGTGATCAGCCCGTCGCGCTCCACGGCCGCGCGGGCTTCGGGCCGGTTGATGTAGGTGAAGTCGGGCAGGGCGCGCTGGCGCACATAGATCAGGCCGATCTCCCGCGCCGGCAACGCATTGCCGTCCTCGTCCAGGATGCGGACCTGCGCATCGGGCAGCGGGCTGCCCGCCGAGCCTGGATGGCGCAGCCAGCTCGCGGCATCGGCGAAGGTGGTGTAGCCCGCTTCGCTCGAGCCATAGGCCTCGGTGATGAGGGGCCCGAACCAGTCGATCATGGCCTGCTTGAGGGGAACGGGGCAGGGCGAGCCGG from Cupriavidus sp. D39 includes the following:
- a CDS encoding AMP-binding protein, whose translation is MLRNSPEYVALVLACRQAGLYLASINWHFKALEANHILTDSGARAVVVDADLLDQVREGIPEGVGVILVSRACAPACSPQAHHWADFGAGLPAMPPRTGTSHGAITYTSGTTGKPKGVRRIPGAPEERAAMERRLQRVTDIVYGTGTDVTAYLSAPIYHSAAMAYLSHFCNLGATLVLEPRFDAQRALELLARHKVTHAYLVPTMYQRLLALPPEARAGHDLSALRQVASTGSPCPVPLKQAMIDWFGPLITEAYGSSEAGYTTFADAASWLRHPGSAGSPLPDAQVRILDEDGNALPAREIGLIYVRQRALPDFTYINRPEARAAVERDGLITLGDMGYLDEDGFLHICDRKADMVISGGVNIYPAEIESVLQTMPGIADCAVFGIPDAEFGEGLAAAVQLCPGHSIEGAQVQAFLRERIANYKVPRIVEIHALLPREDTGKIFKRRLREPHWQNRARAI
- a CDS encoding carotenoid oxygenase family protein, with product MAIAFPTNEPYLSGYFAPLHAECDAPNLPVTGEVPAGLRGTYYRNGPNPQFAPRGKYHWFSGDGMLHAFHFDGGRVSYRNRWIRTPKWVMENENGEGMSGSLASRHLTDPKLLELNSTVANTNVVWHGGRLLALEEVHAPFEVDPVSLAPRGYQTFDEKLSGPMTAHPKIDPVNGEMVFFGYAARGPFTPDLMLHVADSAGKLQRSVHIVAPFPSMVHDFVVTRTHILFPIFPLTGSMERATSGQPPYAWEPDKGTHIGILPRDGTAADVRWFTGDPCYVFHPMNAFDAPDGSIVCDMMKYDVPPLFPGPDGRQLSNGAPVASLVRWTFDLAGKSGSYREQPLCDTPGEFPRLDERFAMLPYRHGYYCSGDISASTKGDSLRSGLAHIDLATGQVAQYQPPAGDKCGEPVFVPRRADADEGDGWLLSVIWRAAENRSDMAIFNAQALAAGPVALVHLSHRVPAGFHGNWRPAG